A window of the Luoshenia tenuis genome harbors these coding sequences:
- the spoIIP gene encoding stage II sporulation protein P: MIRIKVWKITQILYYLAVVALAILVLVLLAGLWKGSTDHQSQPSGQPASGVVTAMAAPPEGGGPGGQALEEETLETRQTGAQRLLRSFFYTRSQQAARAEQKREQNVITPASNLAGCLRNLLGLTEDPASFLTLCMPQLNFGPAQAAAAKGDDTQLALTTSAQSGQGDGQNADDSAEHGIVVEIATEQEEPQQPAQAPAQGEGEPYMLVYHTHTTEAYTKTEANTYADGDGEYRTTDNNYNVVRVGEQIINGIVARTGLNIIHDTTNHEPPKHGTAYVRSLQTMENQKAAHPSLEMFLDVHRDAYITGERAAEYNGQPIAQIQFVVGTGEGQTGAGFSVKPDWEKNYALAQQITDELNRIAPGVAKPIRKSTSRYNQHVSNKALLVEVGHNKNTLEETLAAADLLSEAMSNVLNAQRQG; this comes from the coding sequence ATGATTCGCATCAAGGTCTGGAAGATCACACAAATCCTGTATTATCTGGCTGTAGTGGCCCTGGCGATCCTGGTGCTGGTGCTGCTGGCGGGCCTGTGGAAGGGCAGCACGGATCACCAGAGCCAGCCCAGCGGACAGCCGGCCTCGGGGGTGGTCACAGCCATGGCCGCCCCGCCCGAGGGCGGCGGTCCGGGCGGACAGGCCCTGGAGGAGGAAACGCTTGAAACGCGGCAGACGGGGGCACAGCGCTTGCTGCGTTCTTTTTTTTACACCCGTAGCCAGCAGGCCGCCCGGGCGGAACAGAAACGGGAGCAAAACGTCATCACGCCCGCCTCTAACCTGGCGGGCTGCTTGCGCAACCTCTTGGGGTTGACGGAGGACCCAGCCAGCTTTCTCACCCTTTGCATGCCCCAGCTCAATTTTGGCCCGGCGCAGGCCGCCGCGGCCAAGGGGGACGATACTCAGCTGGCCCTTACCACTTCCGCCCAAAGCGGGCAGGGGGACGGCCAGAACGCGGACGACAGCGCCGAACACGGCATTGTGGTAGAGATCGCCACCGAGCAGGAAGAGCCCCAACAGCCCGCCCAGGCCCCAGCGCAGGGCGAGGGCGAGCCTTACATGCTGGTCTACCATACCCATACCACCGAAGCCTATACCAAGACAGAGGCCAATACCTATGCCGATGGAGATGGGGAATACCGCACCACCGATAACAATTATAACGTGGTGCGGGTGGGCGAGCAGATCATAAACGGCATCGTAGCGCGCACGGGGCTCAATATCATCCACGATACCACCAACCATGAGCCGCCCAAGCACGGCACGGCCTATGTGCGCTCGCTGCAGACCATGGAGAACCAGAAGGCGGCCCACCCCAGCTTGGAGATGTTTTTAGACGTGCACCGGGATGCTTACATTACCGGCGAGCGGGCCGCGGAGTATAACGGACAGCCCATCGCGCAGATTCAGTTCGTGGTCGGCACCGGAGAGGGGCAGACGGGGGCGGGTTTTTCCGTCAAGCCGGATTGGGAGAAGAACTACGCCTTGGCCCAGCAGATCACAGACGAGCTGAACCGGATCGCCCCGGGCGTGGCCAAACCCATCCGCAAATCCACCAGTCGCTATAACCAGCATGTATCCAACAAAGCGCTGCTGGTGGAGGTGGGGCATAACAAAAACACCCTGGAGGAAACGCTGGCGGCGGCGGACCTGCTTTCAGAGGCCATGAGCAACGTACTAAACGCCCAGCGCCAGGGTTGA
- the gpr gene encoding GPR endopeptidase, which yields MQKNIRTDLAREASAAMGALQGVETFSREDEGVEVYQVQVNTPAAARTLGKAMGRYVTLDATDEAFSDMDRREHLAKALAQEIKKLLPEDFGTALVVGLGNARATPDALGPKALEMVMVTRHLIEYMPEAVDERLRPVAAYAPGVLGVTGLETAEVVRGVVKRIKPGVVICIDALAARSAARVGNTLQLSDTGIQPGSGLGNMRSALNAKALGCPVLALGVPTVVYASTIAQDAFQQMLDALKEEGGGEFGAFTRAVSRDDLLALLRQAAGAGDMVVTPKNIDELVAQAASVLALGLNLALHKNLSVEEIRAFPF from the coding sequence ATGCAAAAAAATATACGGACGGACCTGGCGCGGGAGGCCAGTGCGGCCATGGGCGCCTTACAGGGGGTGGAGACCTTCAGCCGTGAGGATGAGGGCGTGGAGGTCTATCAAGTGCAGGTGAATACCCCGGCCGCCGCGCGCACGTTGGGCAAGGCCATGGGCCGCTATGTAACGCTGGATGCCACAGACGAGGCTTTTAGCGATATGGACCGGCGGGAGCATCTGGCCAAAGCGCTGGCGCAGGAGATCAAAAAACTGCTGCCGGAGGACTTTGGCACCGCGCTGGTGGTGGGGCTGGGCAACGCCCGGGCCACGCCGGACGCACTGGGCCCCAAAGCGCTGGAAATGGTGATGGTGACCCGGCACCTGATCGAATATATGCCCGAGGCGGTGGATGAGCGGCTGAGGCCGGTGGCGGCCTATGCCCCCGGCGTGCTGGGGGTGACCGGGCTTGAGACCGCCGAGGTGGTGCGCGGGGTGGTCAAGCGCATCAAACCCGGGGTGGTGATCTGCATCGACGCCCTGGCGGCCCGCAGCGCCGCGCGGGTAGGCAATACCCTGCAGTTGAGCGATACCGGCATCCAGCCCGGCAGCGGCCTTGGCAATATGCGTTCGGCCCTGAACGCCAAAGCGCTGGGCTGCCCGGTGCTGGCCCTGGGCGTGCCCACGGTGGTGTATGCCTCCACCATCGCCCAGGACGCCTTCCAGCAGATGCTGGACGCGCTAAAGGAGGAGGGCGGCGGGGAATTTGGCGCGTTTACCCGCGCCGTATCCCGAGACGACCTGCTGGCCCTGCTGCGCCAGGCGGCCGGCGCGGGGGATATGGTGGTCACCCCAAAAAATATTGACGAGCTGGTGGCGCAGGCCGCGAGCGTGCTGGCGCTGGGGCTGAACCTGGCGCTGCACAAAAACCTGAGCGTTGAGGAGATACGCGCCTTCCCTTTTTAA
- the rpsT gene encoding 30S ribosomal protein S20, translated as MPNIKSAKKRVKVMETKNMQNRMVMSSLRTSIKKFEAAVAAGEADSAKSLYQSASSALDKAVIKGTIHKNTANRQKSRLAKDIARIAE; from the coding sequence ATGCCGAATATTAAATCAGCCAAAAAGCGCGTTAAAGTGATGGAGACGAAGAATATGCAAAACCGCATGGTGATGTCCAGCCTTCGCACGTCCATTAAGAAATTTGAAGCTGCCGTCGCCGCTGGCGAAGCCGACAGCGCCAAGTCCCTGTACCAATCCGCTTCCAGCGCGCTGGATAAAGCGGTCATCAAAGGCACGATCCATAAGAACACCGCGAACCGTCAGAAATCGCGCTTGGCTAAAGATATCGCTCGGATTGCTGAATAA
- a CDS encoding ABC transporter substrate-binding protein translates to MSKRNSIALCLLLVVAMAFSIVGCSQPAADDSASSASSSAAASESAESAEPVSLEYWDMAWGPAETFPAAAEGIIEKYTTEVAPNVSINYTNLPWANWFETYSTAVASNGAPDVAIGGGFMPFQFAVNNEAADLSWIIEEWEKEGTTDDFLEGMLDYYVYNDKVVGVPFNYDPRTMYIRQDWLEEKGLSMPTTYDEFIEVAKAFTDKSTEIYGVVFGVTTNAAGPFMSMATGNGGMLYNEDGTANINNERNLQVMKLFRTLKDEGCLPDGIEGYAGEDATKLFNAGKAGICIKSCGDYKNAVTNDGFTTDQVCVLPPLKSPSGVQKQQLCINGYMVFEQSENKEEAMKFLKWYSENSQDLWVSGGQDGYPARLSFMDELDEFQKDYRQDVIKNVLSNSISLCYPLQAGVPSASMAEGQKYDMQIMQAALTMDEAGMKDTLEKLNTEFQQIIDEQD, encoded by the coding sequence ATGTCAAAACGCAACTCTATCGCCTTGTGTCTGTTGCTGGTTGTGGCTATGGCATTCTCAATCGTAGGATGCTCGCAGCCCGCTGCGGACGACTCTGCCAGCTCGGCCTCGTCGAGTGCCGCGGCATCTGAAAGCGCGGAAAGCGCTGAACCGGTTTCTTTGGAGTACTGGGACATGGCCTGGGGCCCGGCGGAGACTTTCCCTGCTGCGGCTGAGGGCATTATCGAGAAGTACACCACTGAGGTGGCTCCGAACGTATCCATTAATTACACCAACCTACCCTGGGCTAACTGGTTCGAGACCTATTCCACGGCTGTTGCCTCTAATGGCGCGCCTGATGTGGCCATCGGCGGCGGTTTTATGCCCTTCCAGTTCGCGGTAAACAACGAGGCTGCTGATTTAAGCTGGATCATCGAAGAGTGGGAGAAGGAAGGCACGACCGATGATTTCCTCGAGGGCATGCTGGACTACTATGTCTATAACGATAAGGTAGTCGGCGTCCCCTTCAACTATGACCCGCGCACGATGTATATCCGTCAGGACTGGTTGGAGGAAAAGGGCCTGTCCATGCCTACCACTTATGATGAGTTTATTGAGGTAGCTAAGGCCTTTACCGATAAGAGCACCGAAATCTACGGTGTGGTCTTTGGTGTTACCACGAACGCTGCCGGTCCGTTTATGTCCATGGCAACCGGTAATGGCGGCATGCTTTATAATGAAGATGGCACGGCCAATATTAACAACGAGCGCAACTTGCAGGTGATGAAGTTATTCCGTACCCTGAAGGACGAGGGCTGCCTACCCGATGGTATTGAGGGTTACGCGGGTGAGGACGCCACCAAGCTCTTTAATGCGGGCAAGGCTGGTATCTGCATCAAATCCTGCGGCGATTACAAGAATGCCGTAACGAATGATGGTTTCACCACGGATCAGGTTTGCGTACTGCCTCCGCTGAAATCGCCCTCCGGCGTTCAGAAACAGCAGCTGTGCATTAACGGCTACATGGTATTCGAGCAGTCTGAGAACAAGGAAGAGGCCATGAAGTTCCTGAAATGGTACTCTGAGAACAGCCAGGATCTGTGGGTCAGCGGCGGCCAGGATGGCTATCCGGCGCGCTTGAGCTTCATGGACGAGCTGGATGAGTTCCAGAAAGACTATCGTCAGGATGTTATCAAGAATGTACTGAGCAACTCTATCAGCCTGTGCTACCCGCTGCAGGCCGGTGTACCCAGCGCCTCTATGGCCGAGGGCCAGAAGTACGACATGCAGATCATGCAGGCGGCTTTGACCATGGACGAGGCTGGCATGAAGGATACGCTGGAAAAACTGAATACGGAATTCCAGCAGATTATCGACGAGCAGGACTAA
- a CDS encoding PfkB family carbohydrate kinase, producing the protein MKILNFGSCNIDYVYRVDHIAKEGETLSCKSRQLFPGGKGLNQSVALARAGAQVFHAGCVGVNEVELCEIMASSGVKLELLKRVESKTGHTVVQVDKTGKNSIIVYGGANLQITPQYIDEVLREFTKGDYILLQNEISNVPYIVEKAAGKGMIVALNPSPYNDVIDEIDLNKIDYLILNEHEANSLSGKSSPEAFVEYITQAYPAMKIVLTLGEKGSLYIDHEQTIVQPSYRVKVVDTTGGGDTFTGYFLAGIAASKCAAKAMKHAAFAAALAVSRQGSAVSIPTGDEVDYVIDLLKPNDEIYSRKQRLVHETIRNNLEDITLEKVAAVLGYSPSYASRWINDNMQMPFGDIVRKVRCAEAAKLLREGELAISEIINQIGYSNESFFRKIFQKEYGKTPLEYRKFCARMKVLKEKDG; encoded by the coding sequence TTGAAGATCCTTAATTTTGGATCCTGTAATATAGATTATGTATATCGTGTAGACCATATCGCCAAGGAGGGCGAGACGCTTTCTTGTAAGAGCAGGCAGCTTTTTCCAGGGGGGAAGGGACTTAACCAGTCCGTTGCTTTGGCGCGCGCGGGCGCGCAGGTTTTTCATGCGGGGTGCGTAGGTGTAAACGAAGTAGAATTATGCGAGATCATGGCGTCAAGCGGCGTAAAGCTGGAACTGCTAAAGAGGGTCGAGTCAAAAACCGGCCATACGGTTGTTCAGGTCGATAAAACCGGCAAGAACAGCATTATCGTTTATGGCGGCGCAAACCTACAAATAACGCCTCAGTATATCGATGAGGTCCTGCGTGAATTTACAAAAGGGGATTACATTCTATTACAAAACGAGATAAGCAACGTCCCCTACATCGTGGAAAAGGCGGCAGGTAAGGGGATGATCGTAGCGCTGAATCCCTCTCCTTATAACGATGTGATTGATGAGATCGACCTTAATAAAATAGATTATTTGATTCTGAACGAGCATGAGGCCAATAGCTTATCCGGCAAAAGCAGCCCGGAGGCCTTTGTAGAATACATTACGCAAGCCTATCCGGCAATGAAAATAGTCCTTACCCTGGGCGAAAAGGGCAGCCTTTATATCGACCATGAGCAAACCATCGTTCAGCCTTCGTACCGCGTAAAAGTGGTGGATACGACAGGGGGCGGCGATACATTTACAGGCTACTTTCTGGCAGGGATAGCTGCCTCAAAGTGTGCGGCAAAGGCGATGAAGCATGCGGCTTTTGCGGCAGCGCTGGCCGTCTCCCGCCAAGGCTCGGCTGTTTCCATCCCTACCGGCGACGAGGTAGATTACGTGATCGATCTTTTAAAGCCAAACGACGAGATCTATTCGCGCAAACAGCGGTTGGTACACGAAACGATCAGGAATAATCTTGAGGATATCACCCTGGAAAAAGTGGCCGCGGTTTTGGGATATTCGCCTTCATACGCGAGCCGGTGGATTAATGACAATATGCAAATGCCTTTTGGCGATATCGTGAGAAAAGTACGCTGTGCAGAGGCGGCGAAATTGCTGCGGGAAGGTGAACTTGCCATTAGCGAGATCATTAACCAGATAGGTTACAGCAATGAGAGCTTTTTCCGCAAGATATTTCAGAAGGAATACGGAAAGACGCCTCTTGAATACCGCAAATTCTGTGCCAGGATGAAGGTGCTTAAAGAGAAAGACGGTTAA
- the holA gene encoding DNA polymerase III subunit delta, which translates to MDYNAFLKQIDESETPSGVYLFHGEEEFVKDSMLKRLEERCLEEATREMNYTVLDGAAATADAIIAAGETLPLMSPARLVVVKDYPGLKGGRGAEEASAQARLADYLKNISPTTCLVFFCRGKADSRLKLSQAIGKLNRTVEFKPLNEHDRVRWIQSQARRSGKQIAQNAAELLSFITGAGLEDLYQELQKLVAFAPGHEITARDVEQAATRNTAFTVFQMVDALAARQLPQAQAALEQMLHDGEAPVRILAMIARQFRLIRYAALLSRALPKGEAEKQLEAPPFAVRKAAGQAKNFTPAQVEHALSACADLDWQIKSGQIREDHLALQALVMDIHIFKE; encoded by the coding sequence ATGGATTATAACGCATTCTTAAAACAGATTGATGAGAGCGAGACGCCCTCGGGCGTATATCTGTTTCACGGGGAAGAGGAGTTTGTAAAGGACAGCATGCTTAAACGCTTAGAGGAGCGCTGCCTGGAGGAAGCTACCCGAGAGATGAACTATACGGTGCTGGACGGAGCCGCCGCCACGGCGGACGCCATCATCGCCGCGGGGGAAACACTGCCCCTGATGAGCCCGGCACGGCTGGTGGTGGTCAAGGATTATCCCGGCCTGAAGGGCGGCCGGGGCGCAGAGGAGGCGTCAGCGCAGGCGCGGCTGGCCGATTACCTGAAAAACATCAGCCCGACCACCTGCCTGGTGTTCTTTTGCCGGGGCAAGGCGGATTCACGGCTCAAGCTCAGCCAGGCCATCGGCAAGCTGAACCGCACGGTAGAGTTCAAACCCCTAAACGAACACGACCGGGTGCGCTGGATCCAGAGCCAGGCACGCCGCAGCGGCAAGCAGATCGCCCAGAACGCCGCGGAGCTTTTGAGCTTTATCACCGGCGCTGGCTTGGAGGATCTTTATCAGGAGCTGCAAAAGCTGGTGGCTTTCGCGCCGGGGCATGAGATCACCGCCCGGGATGTGGAGCAGGCGGCTACCCGCAATACGGCCTTTACGGTCTTTCAAATGGTGGACGCGCTGGCCGCCCGCCAGCTGCCCCAGGCCCAGGCGGCGCTGGAGCAGATGCTGCACGATGGCGAGGCGCCGGTGCGCATCCTGGCCATGATCGCCCGGCAGTTCCGGCTGATCCGTTACGCGGCTCTGCTCTCCCGCGCCCTGCCCAAAGGGGAGGCGGAAAAGCAGCTGGAGGCCCCGCCCTTTGCGGTACGCAAGGCCGCTGGCCAGGCTAAAAACTTTACCCCCGCCCAGGTCGAGCACGCCCTTTCGGCCTGCGCGGATCTGGATTGGCAGATCAAAAGCGGGCAGATACGGGAAGATCATCTGGCGCTGCAGGCCCTGGTAATGGACATCCATATCTTTAAAGAATAG
- a CDS encoding DNA internalization-related competence protein ComEC/Rec2 produces MMPEKQGALPGGAQMRVSRTLMTLALCYALGVVGRALEWGGQDFCIVLAAILTLAAWLGGRRRLAACFAAVLLGGVAAFCALLPDMQGFTPPAGQVLVRGVVQQASQADGTVSLTLDHIVLEKENRALEGKAAVTSYTQPAFTLECGQTITLRAKIEPLRGPTNPGGVDYTLPNKAEGIFFTMRGEAFSLVQPADPYSPAVWAENLRGYVTGQIEQVFKASAPLMKGILIGNTDALTAADQAALRAAGISHLTAASGLHAGIVAAALWAVLALLHARRRTRAIWTVAVMGLYCTLVGFTPSIVRAALMLCVVLLSDLTGRRVDAPTQLAAVFWGILIFSPLDIFTLSFQLSFAAAAGLIALARPLEQALLFLPRWAASALAVPVAAQLGTLPVVLAQFRELPVFSLVCNIIAVPYATVLLLAGLVALLPALVFPALAAYTGDVVAYLAGWLLDGARWVAGIPGSMVHLPPLSPFWIAGLALLLILCGRYDFFGRIHRKSWLCIGLSAVLALGAVIGWLPLRGELRLTVLDVGQGDAMVLQTPGGKAYLIDAGPAGEGYDLGESRVVPALYAMGITRLEGAAATHLHSDHAGGMAAVVRAMRPQTFYTSEAPDESWQALNAALSACGAETEVLGAGDTLIWDGVAVRVLSPQKGQKGQRSLVLEIAFQGKTMLICGDLEQNEEEELLGRMPPAEVLKVAHHGSGNVTGEDFLHRVSPKVALISVGASNTYGHPAPETLMRLYEAGAQVLRTDEKGALTVSIRAGRVHIDYYLKEKAAPKERPWIITHS; encoded by the coding sequence ATGATGCCGGAAAAGCAAGGCGCCCTGCCCGGCGGGGCCCAGATGCGGGTCTCGCGCACGCTGATGACGCTGGCGCTGTGCTATGCGCTGGGCGTGGTCGGGCGCGCCCTGGAATGGGGCGGGCAGGATTTTTGCATTGTTCTGGCGGCGATCCTGACATTGGCCGCTTGGCTGGGTGGACGCAGGCGGCTGGCCGCCTGCTTTGCCGCGGTACTGCTGGGCGGGGTGGCCGCGTTTTGCGCATTGCTTCCGGATATGCAGGGCTTTACGCCGCCCGCAGGGCAGGTGCTGGTGCGCGGCGTGGTGCAGCAGGCAAGCCAGGCGGATGGAACGGTCAGCCTGACGCTGGACCATATCGTGCTGGAAAAGGAGAACCGGGCGCTGGAGGGAAAGGCCGCGGTGACCAGTTATACGCAGCCGGCCTTCACCCTTGAATGCGGGCAGACCATTACCTTGCGCGCTAAGATCGAACCCCTGCGCGGCCCGACCAACCCCGGCGGGGTGGACTATACCTTGCCCAATAAGGCTGAGGGCATCTTTTTCACCATGCGGGGCGAGGCTTTTTCGCTGGTACAGCCAGCCGATCCCTATTCGCCAGCCGTATGGGCCGAAAATCTGCGGGGGTATGTAACCGGGCAGATCGAGCAGGTGTTTAAGGCCAGCGCCCCGCTGATGAAGGGCATCCTGATCGGCAATACCGATGCGCTGACGGCGGCGGATCAAGCGGCGCTGCGGGCTGCCGGTATTTCTCACCTCACCGCCGCATCCGGCCTGCACGCGGGCATCGTGGCCGCGGCGCTGTGGGCCGTGCTGGCCCTGCTTCACGCCAGGCGGCGGACCCGCGCGATCTGGACGGTAGCGGTGATGGGGCTGTATTGTACCCTAGTGGGGTTTACCCCTTCCATCGTGCGCGCGGCATTGATGCTGTGCGTGGTGCTGCTCTCGGACTTAACCGGGCGCAGGGTAGACGCGCCCACCCAGCTGGCCGCCGTATTCTGGGGTATTTTGATCTTTAGCCCTTTGGATATCTTCACCCTGAGCTTTCAGCTCTCCTTTGCCGCGGCGGCGGGGCTTATCGCCTTGGCCAGGCCCCTGGAGCAGGCGCTCCTTTTCCTGCCGCGCTGGGCGGCCTCCGCTTTGGCGGTGCCGGTGGCGGCCCAATTGGGCACCCTGCCCGTGGTGCTGGCGCAGTTTAGGGAGCTGCCGGTGTTCTCGCTGGTCTGCAATATCATCGCGGTGCCGTACGCCACGGTACTGCTGCTGGCAGGCCTGGTGGCACTGCTGCCGGCGCTGGTCTTCCCTGCGCTGGCGGCCTATACGGGGGATGTGGTGGCCTATCTGGCCGGCTGGTTGCTGGATGGCGCCAGGTGGGTGGCGGGTATCCCGGGCAGTATGGTGCATCTGCCGCCCTTATCGCCCTTTTGGATCGCGGGGTTGGCGCTGCTGCTCATCCTTTGCGGCAGGTATGATTTTTTCGGCCGTATCCACCGCAAGTCCTGGCTTTGTATCGGCTTAAGCGCGGTGCTGGCGCTGGGGGCCGTCATCGGCTGGCTGCCCCTGCGCGGGGAGCTGCGTTTGACGGTGCTGGATGTGGGCCAGGGGGATGCGATGGTGTTGCAGACCCCGGGCGGAAAGGCTTATCTGATCGACGCAGGCCCGGCGGGCGAGGGGTATGATCTGGGGGAGAGCCGGGTGGTGCCCGCGCTGTACGCCATGGGGATCACCCGCCTGGAGGGCGCGGCGGCTACCCATCTGCATAGCGACCATGCGGGCGGCATGGCCGCAGTGGTCAGGGCCATGCGCCCGCAGACCTTTTATACCTCCGAGGCGCCGGACGAAAGCTGGCAGGCGCTAAACGCCGCCCTGTCGGCCTGCGGGGCCGAGACCGAGGTGCTGGGCGCGGGAGATACCCTGATCTGGGACGGGGTAGCTGTGCGGGTACTCTCTCCACAGAAAGGGCAAAAGGGGCAGCGCTCCCTGGTGCTGGAGATAGCGTTTCAGGGCAAGACCATGCTGATCTGCGGCGACCTGGAGCAAAACGAGGAGGAAGAGCTGCTAGGGCGCATGCCGCCGGCGGAGGTGCTGAAGGTGGCGCACCACGGTAGCGGCAACGTGACGGGGGAGGACTTTTTGCACCGTGTGTCGCCTAAAGTCGCGCTGATCTCGGTGGGGGCCTCCAATACCTACGGCCATCCTGCGCCGGAAACGCTGATGCGGCTGTACGAGGCCGGCGCGCAGGTATTGCGCACGGATGAAAAGGGCGCGCTCACCGTCTCGATCCGGGCGGGCAGGGTGCATATCGACTATTATTTAAAAGAAAAGGCGGCGCCAAAGGAGAGACCATGGATTATAACGCATTCTTAA